CTCACAGATCGCCACGGGCGCCAGCGGCGCGGGCGTGCCACATTCGCGGCATTTCAAACCTTTCACAAAACTCATGCTTGTCCTCGTATCGGTTGCTGTTCTTAATAAAAGCAAAAAGCCCCGCGCTAAAGAAGTAGCGCAGGGCTTCCGATGGTGTTCCCGCAGTTCTTTAGCAGTGTTTTTAAGTGGAGCAAGTCGCTGAAAATCGCCACTTCCGGTTGTCAAAACTGAAAAAGCCCCGCGCTTTCTTTCTAAGTAGCGCGAGGGCTTTGAATTCCTCAGGCTCTTTAGCGCGTTGTTTAACGTGGAGCAATTTGCCTAAAATCACCACGATCAATTGAGGGCCGGACAATACACCGTGCGGAAAAAATCTGTCAAGCATTATGACCAGAAAAATTTATGGTCTTGACAAAAGTATAAGCGCAACTAAGAATGCCGCCACTGTCATGCTTCAATCGTTTCAATCAATTTGCTGTTGTTCCCGCACCGAAACCTGCACTTGTTGTTGTCGGTAAACAATCCGACTTTCCCCTTTTCCCATCAACCCAGACTCCAAGGAGAAAGCTTATGTCTATTCGCTTAGGCGATGCCGCGCCAGATTTCACGGCACAAACAAACGAGGGCACCATCAACTTTCACGAATGGCTCGGCGACAGTTGGGGCGTGCTCTTTTCGCATCCCAAAGATTTCACGCCCGTCTGCACGACCGAATTGGGCGAAGCCGCGCGGCTCAAACCCGAATTCGACAAACGCAACGTCAAGATTATCGGCCTGAGCGTTGACCTGGCTGATTCGCACAACAAGTGGGCCGAAGACATCAAAGAGACGCAAGGGCACGCGCTGAACTTTCCGATCATCGCCGATGCGGACAAGAAAGTTTCCGACCTTTACGAAATGATTCATCCGAATGCCAGCGACACCTTCACCGTGCGCTCGGTCTTCGTCATCGGGCCGGACAAGAAGGTGAAATTGACGTTGACCTATCCGGCCAGCACGGGCCGTAACTTCGCCGAGTTGTTGCGCGTGATTGATTCGTTGCAACTGACGGCGAAATACAGCGTGGCGACGCCGGTGAACTGGAAAGACGGTGACGATGTGATCATCGTGCCAGCGGTTTCGGATGAAGCGGCCAAAGAGAAATTTCCAGGTGGTTGGAAGACGTTGAAGCCGTATTTGCGTGTGGTGCCGCAACCGGGCAAGTAACGCGAACCCTGTGCTTGTTTGACGCGCAGCGTCTTTGGAGTGCGCGCGGCACAGGCCGCCGCTTTGGCAGGCCCGTCATTAGCGAGCGATCCAAGGCATACCAAAGCGGCGGCCTGTGCCGCGCGCACTCCAAAGGCTTCGCCAACCTGCTGGCTGTTGTTATGCCTTTATCTTGCGCTATGGCCACCGCGTCGTCGTTGACCGATTTGATCGGCAACACACCGTTGTTGCGGCTGCAAAATCTGGTTGTGAATCCGCAGGTCGAGATTTACGCCAAAGCCGAATGGGCCAACCCGGGCGGTTCGGTCAAAGACCGCCCGGCGTTGCGGATGATTCTGGAAGCCGAACGCGCGGGCGCGCTGACGCCGGACAAGACCTTGATTGATGCGACCAGCGGGAACACCGGCATTGCCTATGCGATGCTCGGTGCGGCGCGTGGTTACAAGGTGAAACTGTGTTTGCCCAAGAATGCCAGTGCTGAACGCAAACGAATCCTGCGCGCGTATGGCGCCGAGTTGGTGTTGACCGATCCGCTGGCGGGCACCGATGGCGCGATTCTTGAGGTGCGTCGCCTGGTGGCCGAAAACCCTGACGCCTATTTTTACGCCGATCAATACAACAATCCCGCCAATTGGCAGGCGCATTACGAGACGACGGGCGTCGAGATTTTTGAACAGACCGCGGGCCGCATCACGCATTTCATCGCCGGGCTGGGTACGAGCGGCACGTTTGTTGGTGTGGGCCGCAAGTTGCGCGAATTGAAGCCGGATGTGCGGCTGATCTCCATGCAACCCGACTCGCCCTATCACGGGCTGGAAGGGATGAAGCACATGGAGACGGCCATCGTGCCGGGCATTTACGACACGACGCTGGCTGACGAGCAGATGGAGATTGCGACCGAGGACGCTTACGCAATGGTCAAACAACTGGCGCAACGCGAAGGCTGGTTCGTGGGCGTATCGGCGGCGGCCAATATCGTAGCTGCGCTGCAAATCGCCGCGCGAATTGAACGCGGTGTAATTGTCACGATTCTGTGCGATGGGGGCGGCAGGTATTTGAGCGAGAAGTTTTGGGACGATGTATGAGTGTCAGACTGACTACAGACCAACTCCAAATCATCCGCGAACATGGCGAGCGGACGTTTCCTGAAGAATGCGGCGGCTTGCTGCTAGGCAATATCGAAAACGGCGTGCGGGTGATCCAGGCGGTCTTGCCGCTCGAAAACATCCGGCCAGATTCGCGCCACAATCGCGTCGAACTCGATCCGCGCGATTACTTGCGGGCCGAACGCGAAGCCACCAAACGCGGTTTGGGCGTGTGGGGTTATTATCATTCGCACCCGAATCATCCGGCGATCCCGTCGGGTTTTGATCTGGATCACGCGCCGTTTATCGAATGGTCGTATCTGATCGTCGCCGTGCGGGACGGCAAAGCTGAGGAGGTGCGCGCCTGGACGGTGCGCGCAGATCGTTCGCAGTTTGATGAAGAAGAGATCGGCCTTGTACAGTAGGCTGCCAGCCTGCTGCGGCTGACAGAGTGATGGTCGAAGGTCAGGCCGTACATTCGCAAACCCCAGCAGGCTGGCAGCCTGCTGTTCATTTTGAAGAGGAGAAAAGAGACATGCCAAAGATTGCGATCCCAACAGCCTTGCGCCAATACGCGGGCAACGTGGCGGCAGTGGACGTGGAAGGCGCGAACGTCGGTGAATTGCTGGCGAGCTTAACGGCGCAGCATCCCGAATTGAAAAAACATCTGTACGATGCCAACGGCAAGCTGCGCAGCTTCGTCAACGTCTTTGTCAACGACGACGATATTCGCCACCAGCAGCAGGAAAACACGCCCATCAAAGAAGGTGACGAAATAAGCATCATCCCGGCGATTGCGGGCGGCGCGGGTTTGGCTGTTGAAGAGGCGCGTTCGTCTGACGCCCTGCCCGATTTATCCAAAGATGAAATCGCGCGCTACAGCCGCCACCTCATCATGCCCGAAGTCGGCATGGAAGGTCAGCGCAAGCTCAAGGCTGCCAGCATTCTGTTGATCGGCACGGGCGGCCTGGGTTCGCCGCTGGGGCTTTATCTGGCGGCGGCGGGTGTGGGGCGCTTGGGCCTGGTGGATTTCGACGTGGTGGATCATAGCAATCTGCAACGCCAGATCGTACACGGCACCAAAGACGTGGGCCGTCCAAAAATTCAATCCGCCAAAGACCGCCTCGCTGACATTAATCCGCACATCCAGATTGATACTTATGAAACGGCGCTGCGGGCCGATAACGCGCTCGGCATCATCAAAGACTATGACATCGTGATTGACGGCACCGACAACTTCCAGACGCGCTATTTGGCGAACGATGCCAGC
The Acidobacteriota bacterium DNA segment above includes these coding regions:
- a CDS encoding peroxiredoxin, which encodes MSIRLGDAAPDFTAQTNEGTINFHEWLGDSWGVLFSHPKDFTPVCTTELGEAARLKPEFDKRNVKIIGLSVDLADSHNKWAEDIKETQGHALNFPIIADADKKVSDLYEMIHPNASDTFTVRSVFVIGPDKKVKLTLTYPASTGRNFAELLRVIDSLQLTAKYSVATPVNWKDGDDVIIVPAVSDEAAKEKFPGGWKTLKPYLRVVPQPGK
- a CDS encoding cysteine synthase family protein codes for the protein MATASSLTDLIGNTPLLRLQNLVVNPQVEIYAKAEWANPGGSVKDRPALRMILEAERAGALTPDKTLIDATSGNTGIAYAMLGAARGYKVKLCLPKNASAERKRILRAYGAELVLTDPLAGTDGAILEVRRLVAENPDAYFYADQYNNPANWQAHYETTGVEIFEQTAGRITHFIAGLGTSGTFVGVGRKLRELKPDVRLISMQPDSPYHGLEGMKHMETAIVPGIYDTTLADEQMEIATEDAYAMVKQLAQREGWFVGVSAAANIVAALQIAARIERGVIVTILCDGGGRYLSEKFWDDV
- a CDS encoding M67 family metallopeptidase produces the protein MSVRLTTDQLQIIREHGERTFPEECGGLLLGNIENGVRVIQAVLPLENIRPDSRHNRVELDPRDYLRAEREATKRGLGVWGYYHSHPNHPAIPSGFDLDHAPFIEWSYLIVAVRDGKAEEVRAWTVRADRSQFDEEEIGLVQ
- the moeB gene encoding molybdopterin-synthase adenylyltransferase MoeB, coding for MPKIAIPTALRQYAGNVAAVDVEGANVGELLASLTAQHPELKKHLYDANGKLRSFVNVFVNDDDIRHQQQENTPIKEGDEISIIPAIAGGAGLAVEEARSSDALPDLSKDEIARYSRHLIMPEVGMEGQRKLKAASILLIGTGGLGSPLGLYLAAAGVGRLGLVDFDVVDHSNLQRQIVHGTKDVGRPKIQSAKDRLADINPHIQIDTYETALRADNALGIIKDYDIVIDGTDNFQTRYLANDASVLLGKPNVYGSIFRFDGQASVFYPGGGGPCYRCLYPEPPPPGLVPSCAEGGVLGILPGIIGIIQATEAIKLIIGQGESLIGRLLLFDALKMKFRELKLKRNPECPLCGENPTIKELIDYEQFCGITPPAPVEIKAATSDWEVTPAQLKAELDGGRQLTIIDVREPHEWQICNLENYGAKLIPLGQVAARLGELNSADDIVVHCKMGGRSAKAYETLKQAGFTKIRNLKGGILAWSDQVDASLPKY